The Thermococcus sp. EP1 DNA window TATCAATTGGGGCAATTGGCAACTCAGCCATTCATAACACCTCCTGGGAAAATTCTTCATTCTTATTTTTGGAATTAAAGGTATATAAAGCTTTCGATAAACGGGCCTATTTTTGACCTTTTTATCCTTTGTTGCCTTATGGTCTCATAGAAACTGTTGAGTGAAGAAGTCATATTGGTCATATTTGATAACAATTTTCCTATATAAACAATTGACGAAATTTAGCTTCTCCCCTAGGTGAGCCCAGTTATTCTTCTAACTCGCATTCTAATGTTATTAGTTATGAATTAACTGCTTTATCAATGCTCACTCTATCAATGGAAATCCTTTAGTTTTTGAATATCATATCTCTGGGACTTAAAAACTTCCCTCCTTTAAGGAGGAATTAATCGGGTATTTATCAAACTCTCATCCACAAGAAATATAAAGAGTTAGTACCAAAAAATAACTTAGTCAAGAATGTTTTGGGGTGAAAAACTATGGGGTTGTTTGACAAGATCATCAAAAAAGAAGAACCAAAGAAAGAACTTGGAGCGGGTAGGAAAAGGGATGTTAAACATGAAGTCGAAGTTATTCCTCTGGAAGAAGATCTTATAGCAAAAACGATCACCGAACCAGAGATTAGATACATAAAGAAAATTGTTGTTACTAGTTACAGTGATTTGGAGAAAATTTCTGAGGAAATTCAAATGGGCAATATTATTATTGCAGATTTAACTCCTCTGGAATCAAAACCTGAAGTACTGGCTAAGGTTGTAGAGCAGATAAAGGGGATTACTCAAGCTCTTGGTGGAGAAACCGCAAAGATAGCTAAACATGAAATTAAGATATTAATAACCCCTCCTGATATTAAGATCTACAAAGGCTGATGGGTTCTCTAACCTTTATAAACCCCCTCTTCTTTTTAGTTGTGGTGAGTTAAAAATGAGTGAGATTCATGAAATTAGATTAGGTGATTGTCCTATTTGTGGTG harbors:
- a CDS encoding cell division protein SepF produces the protein MGLFDKIIKKEEPKKELGAGRKRDVKHEVEVIPLEEDLIAKTITEPEIRYIKKIVVTSYSDLEKISEEIQMGNIIIADLTPLESKPEVLAKVVEQIKGITQALGGETAKIAKHEIKILITPPDIKIYKG